A window of Rhododendron vialii isolate Sample 1 chromosome 13a, ASM3025357v1 contains these coding sequences:
- the LOC131315300 gene encoding beta-glucosidase 24-like → MEAQGNGYANGHHLPIIGNGFPLIHRASFPDDFFFGTASAAYQYEGATKEGGRGPSIWDDFTQRWPGRITDGSNGNTAIDFYHQFKEDVKIMKKMGLEGFRFSISWSRILPCGQLNQGINKEGIRFYNDLIDELIANGITPFVTLFHWDVPQALEDAYGGFLSSKIVADFCDYVDLCFWEFGDRVKHWITLNEPWSFCKYGYATGADAPGRGTTAVTPLTSSTEDSTWSYEQSHRSNTRAPSEPFDNGNPATEPYIVAQNLLLAHAAAVELYRKKYQACQKGKIGITNVITWTEPYTDSKADSDAAERALDFMLGWFLDPVVYGRYPQSMRKLVGSRLPEFSDTESEKLKGSYDFLGINYYTAQYAADASNINVEKLSYTTDPKVKYTSVRNGVPIGPPASCGWIYVYPKGIYDSMMYIKKKYKNPVIYITENGLGEECSFKNRFTEARVDEMRKDYHRDHIQRLGEAIDDGVKVKGYFLWSLFDNFEWSAGYTSRFGLIYIEYRDGNLTRYPRGSAIWYMNFLKDKDTEARKKLLVPGK, encoded by the exons aTGGAGGCTCAAGGCAATGGCTACGCTAATGGACATCACTTGCCAATTATTGGCAATGGCTTTCCTTTAATCCATCGTGCCTCTTTCCCTGACGATTTTTTTTTCGGCACAGCATCAGCTGCTTATCAG TATGAAGGCGCGACAAAGGAAGGGGGTCGTGGACCAAGCATTTGGGATGATTTCACCCAGAGATGGCctg GTAGGATCACTGATGGCAGTAACGGAAACACGGCAATTGATTTTTATCATCAATTTAAG GAAGATGTGAAGATCATGAAGAAAATGGGTTTGGAGGGCTTTAGATTCTCAATCTCATGGTCCAGAATCTTGCCTT GTGGACAGCTCAACCAGGGTATTAACAAGGAAGGGATCCGATTTTACAATGATCTAATTGACGAGCTTATAGCAAATG GTATAACACCATTTGTGACTCTGTTCCATTGGGACGTTCCCCAAGCATTGGAAGATGCATATGGCGGCTTTCTAAGTTCTAAAATAGT GGCCGACTTTTGTGACTACGTGGATCTTTGCTTTTGGGAGTTTGGTGATCGAGTGAAACATTGGATCACACTAAATGAGCCATGGAGCTTTTGTAAGTATGGGTATGCAACTGGCGCGGACGCACCAGGTCGAGGGACTACTGCCGTAACGCCTCTTACATCTTCGACTGAAGATAGCACATGGAGTTACGAGCAGTCGCATCGATCTAATACACGTGCTCCATCGGAACCATTTGACAATGGGAATCCTGCTACAGAACCTTACATAGTCGCGCAAAACCTTCTTCTTGCTCATGCAGCTGCAGTAGAGCTCTATAGAAAAAAATATCAG GCATGCCAAAAGGGGAAGATTGGAATCACTAATGTGATAACCTGGACGGAGCCTTACACTGATTCAAAAGCTGATAGCGATGCCGCAGAGCGAGCACTAGATTTCATGTTGGGATG GTTTTTGGATCCAGTTGTATATGGTCGTTATCCACAATCCATGAGGAAACTTGTAGGTAGCCGTCTACCCGAATTCTCAGATACTGAATCTGAGAAACTGAAAGGATCGTATGATTTTCTCGGAATAAATTACTATACTGCCCAATATGCAGCAGATGCATCAAACATCAACGTTGAAAAGTTAAGCTACACCACAGATCCTAAGGTTAAGTACACGA GTGTGCGGAATGGGGTTCCGATTGGTCCACCG GCTAGTTGTGGTTGGATCTACGTGTACCCAAAAGGAATTTATGATTCTATGATGTACATaaagaaaaagtacaaaaaccCGGTCATTTATATCACAGAGAATG GGTTGGGCGAAGAGTGTAGTTTCAAAAACAGATTTACAGAAGCAAGAGTGGATGAAATGAGGAAAGATTACCACCGTGATCATATCCAACGCCTTGGGGAAGCGATTGA CGACGGCGTTAAAGTGAAGGGTTACTTTTTGTGGTCGCTGTTTGACAATTTCGAATGGTCTGCTGGTTACACTAGTCGTTTTGGATTGATCTATATTGAGTACAGAGATGGAAATCTCACCAGGTATCCTAGAGGATCAGCCATATGGTACATGAATTTCCTCAAGGATAAGGACACTGAAGCCCGCAAAAAACTTCTTGTTCCCGGCAAATGA
- the LOC131315299 gene encoding strictosidine-O-beta-D-glucosidase-like, whose protein sequence is MEAQGDGYANGNHLPVIGNGFPLIHRASFPNDFVFGAASAAYQIEGAAKEGGRGPSMWDDFTQRWPGRITDGSNGNTAIDFYHQFKEDVKIMKKMSLEGFRFSISWPRILPCGQLNQGINKEGIQFYNDLIDELIANGITPFVTLFHWDVPQALEDAYGGFLSSKIVADFCDYVDLCFWEFGDRVKHWITLNESHMFSYGGYVTGAFAPGRGTTAVTPLTSSTEDSTWSFEQSHRSNTRTPSEPFDNGNPATEPYIVAHNLLLAHAAAVDLYRKKYQACQKGKIGITNDVTWMVPYTDSKADIDAAERALDFMLGWFLVPIVYGHYPQSMRKLVGSRLPEFSYIESEKLIGSYDFLGINYYTAQYAADALNSKVEQLSYATDAKVKYTSVRNGVPIGPLASCGWIYVYPQGIYDIVMYIKKKYKNPIIYITENGLGEESSLKKRFTEARMDEMRTKYHIDHLCCLREAIDDGVRVKGYFAWSLFDDFEWNVGYTNRFGLIYIEYRNGNFTRYPKGSAIWYMNFLKDKDTEATKKQLVVPGK, encoded by the exons atGGAGGCTCAAGGCGATGGCTACGCTAATGGAAATCACTTGCCAGTTATTGGCAATGGTTTTCCTTTAATCCATCGTGCCTCTTTTCCTAACGATTTTGTTTTCGGCGCAGCATCAGCTGCTTATCAG ATTGAAGGCGCGGCAAAGGAAGGGGGTCGTGGCCCAAGCATGTGGGATGATTTCACTCAGAGATGGCctg GTAGGATCACTGATGGCAGTAACGGAAACACGGCAATTGATTTTTATCATCAATTTAAG GAAGATGTGAAGATCATGAAGAAAATGAGTTTGGAGGGCTTTAGATTCTCAATCTCATGGCCCAGAATCTTGCCTT GTGGACAGCTAAACCAGGGTATTAACAAGGAAGGGATCCAGTTTTACAATGATTTAATTGACGAGCTTATAGCAAATG GTATAACACCATTTGTGACTCTGTTCCATTGGGACGTTCCCCAAGCATTGGAAGATGCATATGGCGGCTTTCTAAGTTCTAAAATAGT GGCCGACTTTTGTGACTACGTGGATCTTTGCTTTTGGGAGTTTGGTGATCGAGTGAAACATTGGATCACACTAAATGAGTCACATATGTTCAGTTACGGAGGGTATGTAACTGGTGCGTTCGCACCAGGTCGAGGCACTACTGCGGTAACACCTCTTACATCTTCGACAGAAGATAGCACATGGAGTTTCGAGCAGTCGCATCGATCTAATACAAGAACTCCATCGGAACCATTTGACAATGGGAACCCTGCTACAGAACCTTACATAGTCGCGCACAACCTTCTTCTTGCTCATGCAGCTGCAGTAGATCTCTATAGAAAAAAATATCAG GCATGCCAAAAGGGGAAGATTGGAATCACTAATGATGTAACCTGGATGGTGCCTTACACTGATTCAAAAGCTGATATCGATGCTGCAGAACGAGCACTAGATTTCATGTTGGGATG GTTTTTGGTTCCAATTGTATATGGTCATTATCCACAATCCATGAGGAAACTTGTCGGTAGCCGTCTACCCGAATTCTCATATATTGAATCTGAGAAACTGATAGGATCATATGATTTTCTCGGAATAAATTATTATACTGCCCAGTATGCAGCAGATGCATTAAACAGTAAGGTTGAACAGTTAAGCTACGCCACAGATGCTAAGGTTAAGTACACAA GTGTGCGGAATGGGGTTCCGATTGGTCCACTG GCTAGTTGTGGTTGGATCTATGTGTACCCACAAGGAATTTATGATATTGTGATGTACATaaagaaaaagtacaaaaaccCGATTATTTATATCACAGAGAATG GGTTGGGCGAAGAGAGTAGTTTGAAAAAGAGATTTACAGAAGCAAGAATGGATGAAATGAGGACAAAATACCACATTGATCATCTCTGTTGCCTTCGGGAAGCGATTGA TGACGGCGTTAGAGTGAAGGGTTACTTTGCGTGGTCACTGTTTGACGACTTCGAATGGAATGTTGGTTACACTAATCGTTTTGGATTGATCTATATTGAGTACAGAAATGGAAATTTCACAAGGTATCCTAAAGGATCGGCCATATGGTACATGAATTTCCTCAAGGATAAGGACACCGAAGCCACCAAAAAACAACTTGTTGTTCCCGGCAAATGA
- the LOC131315301 gene encoding oleuropein beta-glucosidase-like: MRKLVGSCLPEFSEIESEKLKGSYDFLGINYYTARYAADASNINVETLSYLTDPKVKYTCVRNGVPIGPLASCGWLYVYPQGIYDSMMYIKKKYKNPIIYITENGLGEKCSSKNRFTEARVDEMRKDYHRDHIHRLGEAIDDGVKVKGYFLWSLFDNFKWSASYSHRFGLIYIEFRDGNLTRHPRGSAIWYMNFLKNKDTEPLKRQLLVPGK, translated from the exons ATGAGGAAACTTGTAGGTAGCTGTCTACCCGAATTCTCAGAAATTGAATCTGAGAAACTGAAAGGATCATATGATTTTCTCGGAATAAATTACTATACTGCCCGGTATGCAGCAGATGCATCAAACATTAACGTTGAAACGTTAAGCTACCTCACAGATCCTAAGGTTAAGTACACAT GTGTGCGGAATGGGGTTCCGATTGGTCCACTG GCTAGTTGTGGTTGGCTCTACGTGTACCCACAAGGAATTTATGATTCTATGATGTACATaaagaaaaagtacaaaaaccCGATTATTTATATCACAGAGAATG GGTTGGGCGAAAAGTGTAGTTCGAAAAACAGATTTACAGAAGCAAGAGTAGATGAAATGAGGAAAGATTACCACCGTGATCATATCCACCGCCTTGGGGAAGCGATTGA CGACGGCGTTAAGGTGAAGGGTTACTTTTTGTGGTCGCTATTTGACAATTTCAAATGGTCTGCTAGTTACAGTCATCGTTTTGGATTGATCTATATCGAGTTTAGAGATGGAAATTTAACAAGGCATCCTAGAGGATCGGCCATATGGTACATGAATTTTCTCAAGAATAAGGACACCGAACCCCTCAAAAGACAACTTCTTGTTCCCGGCAAATGA